The Novosphingobium kaempferiae genome includes a window with the following:
- the trbF gene encoding conjugal transfer protein TrbF, translated as MRFKRSTGAYGHTPPPVTPYQRAGQVWDERIGASRVQARNWRFMAFGSLALSTVMACGLLWQSRQSRVVPYVVAIDRLGEPRALSEADASYTPTDPQIAWALSKFVSHVRGVSLDPVIARRDWLEAYDFTTQRGAKFLSEYARTSGALTRIGERTVTVQVTSVVRASETSFQVKWKEDAFERGSRNGTSRWTGILTLVRKTPRDADTLRRNPLGIYIDAIDWSREFDGTSETADRATVPAPQPAPQPTSQGQSMVGTAGTAIASPSSSASMETLP; from the coding sequence ATGCGCTTCAAACGCAGCACCGGGGCATATGGGCATACCCCGCCGCCCGTGACCCCCTACCAACGTGCGGGACAGGTGTGGGACGAGCGCATCGGCGCTTCCCGTGTCCAGGCGCGGAACTGGCGCTTCATGGCGTTCGGTTCGCTCGCATTGTCCACTGTGATGGCCTGCGGTCTGCTGTGGCAGTCGCGGCAAAGCCGGGTGGTCCCGTACGTGGTCGCGATCGACCGCCTCGGTGAGCCGCGCGCATTGTCCGAGGCGGACGCGTCCTATACGCCGACCGACCCCCAGATCGCCTGGGCCTTGTCCAAGTTCGTGTCGCATGTGCGCGGCGTGTCGCTCGACCCGGTCATCGCGCGGCGCGACTGGCTCGAGGCCTACGATTTCACGACCCAGCGCGGCGCGAAGTTCCTCAGCGAATATGCCCGCACATCCGGCGCGCTGACCCGGATCGGCGAACGCACCGTCACGGTGCAGGTGACCAGCGTGGTGCGCGCATCGGAGACCAGCTTCCAGGTCAAGTGGAAGGAAGATGCCTTCGAACGCGGCAGCCGGAACGGGACGAGCCGTTGGACCGGCATCCTTACCCTTGTTCGAAAGACCCCGCGCGACGCCGATACGCTGCGCCGCAACCCCCTCGGCATCTACATCGACGCGATCGACTGGAGCCGCGAATTCGACGGGACGTCTGAAACCGCCGATCGCGCGACGGTGCCCGCGCCACAGCCCGCCCCGCAGCCGACCTCGCAGGGGCAATCGATGGTCGGAACAGCCGGTACCGCAATTGCCAGCCCATCTTCTTCCGCATCAATGGAGACACTGCCATGA